From the genome of Halogranum gelatinilyticum:
CAGTCGGTGCCGACGCCGTGGCGGGAGTTCATCTCGAAATCCCGCTCGTGCAGCCGCATCACCATCCCCTGCCAGTGGAGCGTCGACCCGCCGACGCCCTTCACCCGCGAGGCGTTCAGCGGGTAGTAGCTGTCGCCCGAGGACGTGTAGGCGTCGCGCTCGCCGCCCATCTCCCAGATGTTACCCTGGCCGGGACGGATATGTGCCTCCTGCTGTTCGAGCCGTTCGTCCATTTCGAAGCGGCGACCGGCTTCGAGTATCACGACCTCGTGTCCGGCCTCGGCGAGTCGGTGCGCGAGCATCGAGCCGGCTGGCCCGCTGCCGACGACGCAGAGGTCCGCGCCGTCGATGGGCGTCCGGTCGGCGTGGCCGTCAGCCATCGTCGCCTCCCCGTCCATCCACCGACGCCTGCTGGTAGCTCTGGGTCCCGCCGGGATGTCCAATCGGATTCTCGATACCGACGAGCTCTCCGCCGACGGGTGAGGAGTAGAACGCGAAGAGCAGGTCGTTGACGACGAAGTAGCGGACCCGATTCGAAATCGGTCCCTCGGGGTCCGGGTCGGCCGTCTCGACGCCGAGGTCCCGCAGCAGTCGGTCGCGGACGGCCGGATCGAGGGCTGCGAAGGCGTCACCCTGCCAGTCGCGCGCCAGGTCGTCGAGGTCAGTCGCGGCAGCGACGAGACCCGCGCGGTAGTCCTCGCGACCCTCGATACGGCCGAGGACGTAGGTCTCGACGAACTCGGCGTGGCCGTCGACCTCGGTGGGGAAGAGGACCTCGGCCGCGGCCGTGAGCGTGTCGAGCACTGCCGCGGGGGGCGTCTCCTCGGGCGTCGGCTGGGTGCTCTCGTCACCGTCGCCGACGAGCGACGCGCCGCCGACGGCGACACCGACGCCGCTGGCGGCTGCGAGTGCCACCAGCGCGTCACGGCGTGTCAGCTCCATCTGAACACGGATTAGGTAGACCTAAACTTAAGCCCTGCCGTTCGGCGTGGCTGTGGGCAGGATGGGATGCTGAACGAGAACGGATGGGTCGCCGACGCGGCTCAGGGGATGCGGACGTCGTGTTCCAGCGTGCCGACGCCTTCGACGATGACCTCGACGGTGTCGCCGTCTTCGAGCGGGCCGACGCCCGCGGGCGTGCCCGTCGAGATGACGTCACCGGGTTCCAGCGTCAGGTAGGTCGTGATCTCCTCGATGAGCGTCGGGACGTCGAAGAACAGCTGGTCGCGGCTGCCTTCCTGTCGGAGGTCGCCGTTGACACGGAGTTCGACGGCGGCATCGTCCGGGACGTGCTCGGGGTCGGCCAGGACCGGACCCATGGGAGCCGAGCCGTCGAAGGCCTTGCCGCGGACCCAGTTCTGCTCTTTGTTCTGGTCGTCGCGGTTCGAGAGGTCGTTGAGGCAGGTGAAGCCGGCGACGACGTCCATCGCGTCTTCGGCGTCGACGTGGCGACACTGCTCGCCGATGACGACTGCCAACTCGGCCTCGTGGTCGATACGCTCCTTGTCGGCCGGAAGCGTGACGGTGTCGCCGTGGCCCGCGAGCGTGTTCGGCGGCTTGAGGAAGAGCAGCGGCCGGTTGGGCATATCGTTGTCCATCTCGGCGGCGTGTTCGGCGTAGTTGCGGCCGATACAGACGATTTTGGACGGCTCACACGGCGGGAGGATGTCGACCTCGTCGTGGTCGTACCGCTCGCCGCCGAAGGTGATCGCGTCCTCGTGCCACTCGCCCTGCCGGACTGCGCCAGCCGGGTCGCGGAATCGAACGTGGTGCATACGTGAGCCTCCTTGGCACGGCGTTTAGTCCTTTGTGAAACGGCGAGGTGCTGTGGCCGGGGGAGCGACGCGGTATCTGACGTTTTCCTGCTCGCCATCATTTATCATCGTTCCGTGAGTACGTCCGGACGCACTATGGAACTCACCTGGCACGGTCACTCCACCTGGTACGTCACCGTCGGCGAGACGTCGCTGCTCATCGACCCGTTCTTCGACAACCCGCACACGTCGCTGGACGTCGAGGAGATCGACGAGCCGGACTACGTGCTCCTGACACACGGCCACGCCGACCACGTCGCGCACGCCCACAAGTTCAACGACGCGACGCTCGTGGCGACACCGGAACTCGTCGAGTACGCCAAGGAGAACTGGGGCTTCGAGGACGCCGTCGGCGGCATGGGGATGAACCTCGGCGGCACCGTCGAATGTGGCGACGCCTACGTCACGATGCACCGCGCCGACCACTCCAACGGCATCGAGACGGGCTACGGCACGAGTGCCGGGATGCCCGCCGGCTACGTCATCAGCGACACGGTCCCGACGCAGGCCGCAGACGACGAGTCGACGACCTTCTACCACGCCGGCGACACCGGTCTCATGACCGAGATGCGTGAGGTCATCGGCCCGTATCTGGAGCCTGACGCCGCCGCGCTGCCCGTCGGTGACCACTTCACGATGGGTCCGTGGCAGGCCGCCATCGCCGCCGACTGGCTCGGCGTCGACCACGTCTTCCCGATGCACTACGACACCTTCCCGCCCATCGAGATCGACATGGAGGACTTCGAGCGCGAACTCGACGCGACGGGTGCGGCCGCCGAACTCCACGCACTCGACGGCGACGAGACGTTCACGCTGGAGTAGTCGCGCCGACCGGGCCGCTTTTTTCGACGCTCGCGTCCGCGGTGGCCGCCGCAGTGGCCGACGCAGTGAGCACCGATTGGGTTAGCTTTAGGATGGTTGCATCCCACCGTTCGAGTGCAATGAGCGACATCGAGACCACCACCGTCAGTGAGGAAGGATATGCGTGTACGAGTCAGGTCGGCGACTTCGATATGGCCATCGACGCCACGGACGAGACCGGCCCGAACCCGAACGCCGCGCTCGTCGCGACCTATGCGTCCTGTTTCCTGCCCGCCTTCCGCGTCGGCGGCCAGCAGCGTGGCGAGGACGACCTCGGAAAGCTCCAGATCGACGCGAGTGCCGACCTCGACGACGACGACGACCTCGAGGCCATCCGCTTCGACATCTACGTCGAGGCCGACCTCTCGGACGACGAACTCGGCGAGATCGTCACCCGCGCCGAGGACATCTGCCACGTCCACAGCGCGCTCCGCGACGGTCTCCACGCCGACATCACCGTCCACGGCGGCGCGTTCTAAGCGTTCCCAACCGACTCCCGTTTTTTGACACTCCGCTCCGCAGTGGCGACGCCGGACGCCGCTCACCGGCCGTGCCGGGCTTTAGCGGCTGTCGACCACGGATGGTCCGAAACGCCCCTTATACACCTATTGTTGACTATATTCATCTATGCATGAGGTTATATGTGGTCCGCGACACTGACTCGGTATCATGAGTTTCAAACTGAGCTGTCTCTGTGACTGCGGGTTCGTCGCACGCGGTGCCGATCGGGTCGAGGTTGGGGCGGCGGTGCGGACGCATCTCGACGAGGAACACCAACTGCCCGCGGACCCCTCCGAACTGGCTGCCTGTGCACTACCGGCGTACGCTGCACATCCCACGCAGACCTGACCGAGCTTCGGAGCAACGGCATCGGTGCCGACCGACACGGCCGAACGGCAGAACAGTCTCGCCGCCGACAGCGACGCCTCAAGACCATAACCGCGTCCCGACCGTCGCACCGCTCGGCGGTCGGTCCTAGAAAAAAGCAGTCCGCGTTTCTCCGTGACTACCGCCGGTAGCTTCGGTATGTCATGGCCTGTCCGTCGACGATGACGACCTCTCGCTCCTCCGGGTCGTGCGTTGGTTTGGCGGCCAGTTCATCACGGAAGCGGTACGGCGTGTCACGGTCTTCCATACCACACCTCGGGAAGGCGATATAATAAACACTCCGTCAGACAGCTAACAATCTGTTGACAGTCTCGGGTGTGGCCGACAGACGGAGCTTCTGACCGGATTGGCGGCCGTGCGGGAGGGCGAGGGCCTCGGGTCGACAGCGTCGGTCCGCGGTGTGCGGCGTCTATCGTCGTGGACCGTCGTAGCGGCCCATGCCCGCGTGGAGTTGGCCGTCGAGGACGGTCCACCCCTGTCGGTCCGCGGTGAAGGTCGTCGCCGTCGTGCTCGATTCGAAAGCGTTGAAACTGTTCGAGAGGCCGAACCCCCACTCGTTCCAGCCCTCGAACCGGACCTCACCGAGCGTGACCGTCGCCGGCGTCTCGCTCTCGTACGTCACCGACGCCACGCTGGAGAACGACATACAGACGTCCGTCGCCGTCCACGGGTCGCGGCAGTCGACCGACGTCACGTTGTCGACCGGTGCGAGGAACGACCCGTTGCCGATGGGATACCGAGTCTCGATGTCGTGGTCGACGGTCACCTGCCAGCCGACCGAGTAGCTCGTCGGTTCCGGGACGAGCCGCCGGTTCGTCATGTTCTCCGGCACCTCGTCAGCGTCGATGATCCGTCGGTCGATGACCGACCCGTTGGAGGCGTAGGTCCAGAGAGTGTAGCGGTCTTCGCCAACCAACCGGTCGGTGTGCAAGCGCAGCATCGGGCCGTGCGGCGTCTCGACGACTGCCGTATCCCAGTCGGTGATCCGGTTCCCCGCGTCGTCGTAGAGCCACAGCTCCGAGAGGGGGTCCGCTCCGACGTCGTCGCCGACGGGGAACGGGAGCAGTACCGTCGCGTTCTCGACGGTGCTGTTCGTGCTGACTGTCGTCGTATACGAGTAGGTGGTGTAGTGGCTGTACATGAACCCCGGCGGGGCGACCACGAGCATGAACAGGGTGAGCGGCGTGAGGACGACGACTGCGGCGACCGCGACGACGAGAAGCCGCTTCGAGGAGACCATACCGTCTAGACGCTCTTCTCGGAGAAATACTCCGCATATCACGGGATACCACGCCGCCTGCTGGCGTCCGTCGGAGCGTGACCGACGGCCGCCCGGACGATATTTCGTCGCTCAGTCGTCGGCCGCGGCGACCTCGCCGTGGTGGATGTCGGTCCCGAGCAGGTCGAGGAAGCCCGCGATCCACTCGGGGTGGTCGGGCCACGCCTGGCCCGTGACGAGGTTTCTGTCCGTCACGACGCCGTCGACCCACGAACAGCCCGCGGCGGTGACCTCGGCCTGGACCGCGGGATACGCCGTCAGCTCGTAGCCGTCGAGGACGCCCGCGGCGGCGAGAATCTGCGGCCCGTGACAGATGGACGCGACGGGCTTCTCCGCGTCGAAGAAGTGTCGGACCATGTCGAGCACCTCGTCGTAGGTGCGGAGATACTCCGGGGCGCGGCCGCCGGGGACGACGAGCGCGTCGTAGTCGGCGGGGTCGACCTCGGCGAACGTCGCGTTCAACTCGAAGTCGTGACCGCGCGTTTCGAGGTAGGTCTGGTCGCCGCGGAAGTCGTGGACGGCGGTCTTTACTTTGTCTCCGGCCGCGCGCTCGGGACAGACGGCGTGGACCTCGTGGCCGACGGCCTGGAGTGCTTGGAAGGGAACCATAATCTCGTAGTCCTCGCCGAAGTCGCCGACGAGCATGAGGATCTTCTTGCCTGGCATAGCGACTAGATATCTCATTCAGAAACGATAATGGTTTCTCAGGTCGCGGCCGTTCGGTCGCTGGTGAACCAATCAATCGTCGCCGACCGCGTCCGTCGCGAGCGACCCGCTCAGTCGTCGCCGTCCAGCACGCGGTCGATGGCGGCGATGGAGTCCAACACGTAGTCCGGCTCGATAGCCGAGTTCGCCAGCGCGGCCTCGTCGGTGACGCCGGTCCGGACGAGCACCGTCGTCATCCCCGCGCTGGCACCGAGCGCGATGTCGGTGTCGAGACGGTCGCCGACGACGAGGCAGTCCGCGGGGTCGACGCCGAGGAAA
Proteins encoded in this window:
- a CDS encoding gluconate 2-dehydrogenase subunit 3 family protein; translation: MELTRRDALVALAAASGVGVAVGGASLVGDGDESTQPTPEETPPAAVLDTLTAAAEVLFPTEVDGHAEFVETYVLGRIEGREDYRAGLVAAATDLDDLARDWQGDAFAALDPAVRDRLLRDLGVETADPDPEGPISNRVRYFVVNDLLFAFYSSPVGGELVGIENPIGHPGGTQSYQQASVDGRGGDDG
- a CDS encoding fumarylacetoacetate hydrolase family protein, which gives rise to MHHVRFRDPAGAVRQGEWHEDAITFGGERYDHDEVDILPPCEPSKIVCIGRNYAEHAAEMDNDMPNRPLLFLKPPNTLAGHGDTVTLPADKERIDHEAELAVVIGEQCRHVDAEDAMDVVAGFTCLNDLSNRDDQNKEQNWVRGKAFDGSAPMGPVLADPEHVPDDAAVELRVNGDLRQEGSRDQLFFDVPTLIEEITTYLTLEPGDVISTGTPAGVGPLEDGDTVEVIVEGVGTLEHDVRIP
- a CDS encoding metal-dependent hydrolase, encoding MELTWHGHSTWYVTVGETSLLIDPFFDNPHTSLDVEEIDEPDYVLLTHGHADHVAHAHKFNDATLVATPELVEYAKENWGFEDAVGGMGMNLGGTVECGDAYVTMHRADHSNGIETGYGTSAGMPAGYVISDTVPTQAADDESTTFYHAGDTGLMTEMREVIGPYLEPDAAALPVGDHFTMGPWQAAIAADWLGVDHVFPMHYDTFPPIEIDMEDFERELDATGAAAELHALDGDETFTLE
- a CDS encoding OsmC family protein, with protein sequence MSDIETTTVSEEGYACTSQVGDFDMAIDATDETGPNPNAALVATYASCFLPAFRVGGQQRGEDDLGKLQIDASADLDDDDDLEAIRFDIYVEADLSDDELGEIVTRAEDICHVHSALRDGLHADITVHGGAF
- a CDS encoding DUF1059 domain-containing protein is translated as MSFKLSCLCDCGFVARGADRVEVGAAVRTHLDEEHQLPADPSELAACALPAYAAHPTQT
- a CDS encoding DJ-1/PfpI family protein translates to MPGKKILMLVGDFGEDYEIMVPFQALQAVGHEVHAVCPERAAGDKVKTAVHDFRGDQTYLETRGHDFELNATFAEVDPADYDALVVPGGRAPEYLRTYDEVLDMVRHFFDAEKPVASICHGPQILAAAGVLDGYELTAYPAVQAEVTAAGCSWVDGVVTDRNLVTGQAWPDHPEWIAGFLDLLGTDIHHGEVAAADD